A genomic stretch from Roseiconus lacunae includes:
- a CDS encoding ECF-type sigma factor, which yields MSERSITLILNRLRKAMTEDERQAAAAELYRCYRAPVEKIARGRLSPGGGLADEEDVAQSAFRSFFDRIETGQLDALVNGGQAWAILARLTRNKAIDSVRYDNALCRGGEGSRRGAQVAAEQMAAEQLAAEKLAAEQKAACRSTASEHSASTSETRVSAKNAGPRGANRLGIADPSETAIRRRLDDRGGVGRREEYPLDAVRDRNQRSGDEQVASDELVERFLEALSEATLRGIVSLKLQGFTNEEIASKLGCATRTVERKLNLIRRLWIPILENADEQRRA from the coding sequence ATGTCAGAAAGATCCATCACATTGATCCTGAATCGTTTGCGCAAGGCGATGACGGAAGACGAACGTCAAGCGGCGGCGGCGGAACTGTATCGTTGTTACCGGGCCCCCGTGGAAAAGATTGCTCGCGGCCGACTCAGCCCCGGTGGCGGGTTGGCGGACGAGGAAGACGTCGCCCAAAGTGCTTTTCGCAGTTTCTTTGACCGGATCGAAACGGGGCAGCTTGATGCGTTGGTCAACGGTGGCCAGGCGTGGGCGATCCTAGCCCGGCTGACGCGCAATAAAGCGATTGACTCGGTGCGTTATGACAACGCGTTGTGCCGAGGCGGCGAAGGCTCACGCCGGGGGGCACAAGTCGCCGCCGAGCAGATGGCGGCCGAACAACTTGCCGCCGAAAAGTTAGCGGCAGAACAGAAAGCGGCTTGCCGTAGTACCGCGTCTGAGCATTCAGCCTCGACCAGCGAAACGCGAGTTTCGGCAAAGAACGCTGGCCCGCGGGGCGCCAACCGGCTCGGTATCGCAGACCCGAGCGAAACCGCCATCCGAAGGCGGCTCGATGATCGTGGCGGTGTCGGTCGCCGTGAAGAGTACCCGCTCGATGCGGTGAGGGATCGCAATCAACGCAGTGGCGATGAACAGGTTGCGTCCGACGAACTGGTGGAACGATTCTTGGAAGCGTTGTCCGAAGCGACGTTGCGCGGCATCGTTTCGTTGAAACTCCAGGGATTTACCAACGAAGAGATTGCGTCCAAACTCGGATGTGCCACCCGGACGGTTGAGCGGAAGCTGAATTTAATCCGACGGTTGTGGATTCCGATTTTGGAGAATGCCGATGAACAGCGGCGAGCCTGA
- a CDS encoding ABC transporter ATP-binding protein, whose translation MDTDSTAVAGSTEAGADNATATAPSQSTGSDVVIETRNLNKIYKDFWGRKKVHAVKSLDIEVRKGEIFGLLGPNGSGKSTTIKLILGLLFPTTGRVLVFDKDATETKKNERIGYLPEESYLYQFLNAEETLDFYGRLFDMSGAQRRERVNELLSLVGLQAARHRQLREYSKGMRRRVGLAQALINDPDLVLLDEPTTGLDPIGIREMKDLIIALRDQGKTVLLCSHQLGDVQDVCDRVAILHQGELKELGRVTDLLKVRDITEVHATGLSEDAKAEIRDVISRHGGDLKSMDNPTATMEDLFLDIVRESEARPGARRVSASMGEPSSDAAAGQEDAVASKDEADRS comes from the coding sequence GTGGACACCGATTCAACAGCTGTCGCAGGCTCAACCGAGGCTGGCGCCGACAACGCAACTGCAACCGCGCCAAGCCAATCGACCGGTAGCGACGTCGTCATCGAAACCCGAAACCTGAACAAGATTTACAAGGATTTCTGGGGCCGAAAGAAGGTCCACGCGGTCAAATCGCTTGATATCGAAGTCCGCAAAGGCGAAATCTTTGGCCTGCTGGGCCCCAACGGTAGCGGTAAATCAACGACGATCAAACTGATCCTTGGACTCCTGTTCCCCACCACCGGGCGAGTCTTGGTGTTTGACAAGGATGCGACGGAGACAAAAAAGAACGAGCGAATCGGCTACCTCCCCGAAGAATCCTATCTGTATCAGTTTCTTAACGCCGAAGAGACGCTCGATTTTTACGGACGACTGTTCGATATGTCCGGCGCCCAACGCCGCGAACGTGTCAATGAGTTGCTGTCACTGGTCGGATTGCAAGCCGCCCGCCACCGTCAGCTTCGCGAATACAGTAAGGGGATGCGTCGCCGCGTCGGCTTGGCACAGGCCCTGATCAACGACCCCGATTTGGTGCTGCTAGACGAACCGACCACGGGCTTGGACCCGATCGGGATCCGCGAAATGAAAGACCTGATCATCGCGTTGCGTGACCAAGGCAAAACCGTTCTGTTGTGCAGCCACCAACTCGGCGACGTCCAAGACGTTTGTGACCGGGTGGCCATCCTGCACCAAGGCGAGCTGAAAGAACTCGGCCGCGTCACCGACCTATTGAAAGTTCGCGACATTACCGAAGTCCACGCGACCGGGCTAAGCGAAGACGCCAAAGCAGAAATCCGTGACGTGATCAGCCGCCACGGTGGCGATCTGAAGTCGATGGATAATCCGACGGCAACGATGGAAGACTTGTTCCTTGACATCGTCCGCGAAAGCGAAGCTCGCCCCGGTGCCCGCCGAGTCTCCGCGTCGATGGGCGAACCTTCCAGTGACGCCGCCGCAGGACAAGAAGACGCCGTCGCCTCCAAAGATGAGGCCGACCGGTCATGA
- a CDS encoding WD40 repeat domain-containing serine/threonine protein kinase — MNSGEPDPANDPVEDSREKWITIDRLCDAYEASLQEGRAERAPFLVGVPPSWRDQLTQELDAIDAAYRDAKETREQTVTASPGEVGSRRLPKQSRLAELATLDSDKVWLGRFEIRKRLGTGATGSVWCARDARLARWVALKVPHATRVMSETSAARFQTEARAAAAISHPNVVQVHEVLIEDGLPILIQQWIDGPSLAQYLKEHGPIEFELAADWMAQVSDAVAAAHDCGIVHRDLKPANVMLDKNRPMVLDFGLASYPQLSSGLTSEGTLLGTPAYMSPEQADGGEDANKPTTDIYAIGVILYEMLTGAPPFVGKTREVLQASRNTIPVSPRSRRAGVPRDLETITLRCLAKNPAARYRTAAELRDDLQRFRRREPIRARKVSPLENILVWARLHPVASLLWTMVPLILMLAMFLVVSRSQQSRLVDKLIEESDENRELVSERYMVQLARASQELSGGDRSRGLALLRDIPPQARRWEWELLDMMSHSPAEAILDGERYKDFGAAINALELSLAGKSLFAATEDGKVLRWKLPDTKRLFLKNPRQRPRFERPEVMIDDTVRTTDLAVSVDGHWLASCDSDGRVRIWDLTENELAQTIEQTGLNNAYAVAFSPDGKQLVIGGGAKKTANRAADMAGWLSRFRLSDDRRFVQADRQRWDRPAVTSLVFTRPDEFYCTRGRPVATGQLLDFSDAGLVQRWTITEDRMRPEKVVWRGGAMNGLDFHAPSNRIAWSGEDGVVFVRSLDNDTAKSMCHFRAGTVPITQVRFAPSGQELAVTNVNGGVSRWKIGLPVPIDRPTQPNADPKQAETQPIAESSDGAIETAKTSDGQATSTEPPSRSQPMEDVRHVKDYFGHEAAVRDLVYLPPPMLKPREEKSYYPLAYLITAADDGDVLKWGHEDHQCIATTEVPNHGLYDAKWLSNDRLVTLSNNHRKSFLPSYQPRSLGTIGIDHRTIKHARKLSLLPSDEALTLETILSDAPNAPFAAMCSERIFILQPGNAKPLHQFDAPVVPKAKTTFTALALIDQRFLIAATARVFRVTRAPATELVVRERHAHLWLYDLQHPKSIKQLKLPGREYVSSLVHSRDHSLLLIGTARGGILTLPFDPVIAATADRTVKRSNESSNTTTDMPVIEEVSDGAVGTGFSNLEPNRIPGHRGGVLEMVLLDRDRLASVGRDGICRIWSLPTLAKMIAAGESDASTKQSGPAPELVQVSESPATQTVAPPEAATQGPAASDKAATHNSGAGKAAKVGAVQGNASDSDERAVVAKLMVSTLPVTEIAVNTDGTRIATVDEAHVIRVWDTRSGLELVSIGPRKANVISIEFSPDSEKLLIAEPTGVVNVIWLHGKPQVAAAN; from the coding sequence ATGAACAGCGGCGAGCCTGATCCGGCAAACGATCCGGTCGAGGATTCTCGTGAAAAATGGATCACGATCGATCGACTCTGTGATGCCTACGAGGCGTCGCTCCAAGAGGGACGCGCAGAACGGGCACCGTTTCTTGTCGGCGTGCCCCCTTCGTGGCGCGACCAGCTCACTCAAGAACTTGACGCGATCGATGCCGCGTATCGTGATGCCAAGGAAACACGTGAGCAAACCGTTACCGCTTCGCCCGGCGAGGTAGGCAGCCGTCGACTTCCCAAACAAAGTCGACTCGCCGAATTGGCAACCTTGGATTCGGACAAGGTTTGGCTGGGGCGTTTCGAGATCCGTAAGCGGTTGGGAACCGGTGCGACCGGCAGTGTCTGGTGTGCCCGCGATGCTCGATTGGCTCGCTGGGTCGCGCTGAAGGTCCCGCACGCGACACGGGTGATGAGCGAAACCAGTGCGGCACGTTTTCAAACCGAAGCCCGCGCGGCCGCGGCGATCAGTCATCCCAACGTCGTCCAGGTACATGAGGTCCTGATCGAAGACGGCTTGCCGATTTTGATTCAACAATGGATCGACGGACCCTCGTTGGCTCAGTACTTGAAAGAACACGGGCCGATCGAGTTTGAGTTGGCTGCCGACTGGATGGCCCAGGTCAGCGATGCCGTTGCGGCGGCGCATGACTGCGGCATCGTCCATCGTGATTTGAAACCTGCCAACGTGATGTTGGATAAGAACCGGCCGATGGTCTTGGACTTCGGTCTGGCCAGCTATCCGCAGCTATCGAGTGGGTTGACCAGCGAAGGAACACTGTTGGGAACGCCGGCATACATGAGTCCCGAACAGGCCGACGGTGGCGAAGACGCCAACAAGCCGACGACGGACATCTATGCGATCGGTGTGATCTTGTACGAAATGCTGACCGGGGCGCCACCGTTCGTCGGTAAGACTCGCGAAGTTCTACAAGCGAGCCGCAACACCATTCCGGTGTCACCGCGATCTCGACGGGCCGGCGTGCCACGCGATTTAGAGACGATCACGCTCCGTTGCTTGGCAAAGAATCCGGCGGCAAGGTATCGAACCGCCGCGGAACTCCGAGACGACCTGCAGCGATTCCGTCGCAGGGAGCCGATTCGCGCCCGCAAAGTTTCGCCGCTCGAAAACATCCTTGTTTGGGCACGCTTGCACCCCGTCGCGTCATTGCTCTGGACGATGGTGCCGTTGATTTTGATGCTGGCGATGTTTTTGGTCGTTTCCCGCTCTCAACAAAGCCGTCTTGTCGATAAGCTGATCGAAGAAAGCGACGAGAATCGAGAGCTGGTCAGTGAGCGTTACATGGTGCAGTTAGCACGAGCGTCGCAGGAACTTTCCGGCGGCGATCGTAGCCGTGGCTTGGCATTGCTCCGTGACATTCCCCCACAAGCGCGGCGGTGGGAATGGGAACTTCTCGACATGATGTCTCATTCGCCTGCCGAAGCGATCTTAGACGGCGAACGCTACAAAGATTTCGGTGCGGCGATCAATGCGCTCGAATTAAGTCTTGCCGGCAAGAGCCTCTTTGCGGCTACCGAAGACGGCAAAGTGCTCCGCTGGAAGCTGCCCGATACGAAGCGTCTGTTTTTAAAAAATCCACGTCAGCGACCTCGGTTCGAACGACCCGAAGTGATGATCGACGATACGGTGCGCACGACAGACTTGGCGGTCAGTGTTGACGGGCATTGGTTGGCATCTTGCGATTCTGATGGTCGCGTGCGGATCTGGGATTTGACCGAAAATGAATTGGCCCAGACCATTGAACAAACCGGTTTGAACAACGCTTATGCGGTTGCGTTCTCGCCTGACGGAAAGCAACTGGTCATCGGCGGTGGTGCCAAGAAAACGGCGAACCGGGCGGCGGACATGGCGGGTTGGTTAAGTCGTTTTCGTCTTTCCGATGATCGGCGGTTCGTCCAAGCGGATCGTCAGCGCTGGGATCGTCCGGCAGTCACTTCGCTGGTGTTCACACGCCCAGACGAGTTCTATTGTACGCGGGGTCGACCCGTCGCGACCGGGCAATTGTTGGACTTCAGTGATGCCGGATTGGTGCAACGGTGGACGATCACCGAAGATCGCATGCGTCCCGAAAAGGTGGTCTGGCGCGGCGGTGCGATGAACGGACTGGATTTTCACGCACCGAGCAATCGGATCGCATGGAGCGGCGAAGATGGCGTCGTCTTTGTTCGTTCACTCGACAACGATACCGCCAAGTCGATGTGCCATTTTCGTGCCGGTACGGTCCCGATCACCCAGGTTCGATTCGCCCCCAGCGGTCAAGAGCTTGCCGTGACGAATGTGAACGGCGGCGTGTCACGTTGGAAGATCGGTTTGCCGGTTCCCATCGATCGACCGACGCAGCCAAACGCTGATCCTAAACAAGCGGAGACGCAGCCGATCGCTGAGTCATCTGATGGGGCCATCGAAACCGCAAAAACGTCAGACGGGCAAGCGACATCGACTGAGCCGCCGAGTCGATCGCAACCAATGGAAGACGTCCGGCACGTCAAAGACTACTTCGGGCACGAAGCCGCGGTGCGCGATTTGGTTTATTTGCCGCCGCCAATGTTGAAGCCGCGTGAGGAAAAGAGTTATTATCCGCTGGCTTATTTGATCACAGCGGCCGACGATGGTGATGTCTTGAAGTGGGGGCATGAAGATCATCAGTGCATCGCAACCACCGAAGTACCTAATCATGGTTTGTACGATGCGAAGTGGTTGTCCAACGATCGACTTGTGACGCTGAGCAATAACCATCGCAAAAGTTTTCTTCCCAGCTATCAACCACGATCGCTCGGAACGATAGGCATCGATCATCGCACCATTAAACACGCACGTAAGTTGTCGCTATTGCCAAGCGACGAGGCGTTGACCCTCGAGACAATTCTCTCTGACGCACCGAACGCTCCGTTCGCAGCGATGTGTTCCGAACGCATCTTTATTCTGCAGCCAGGCAACGCGAAACCCTTGCATCAATTTGATGCCCCCGTTGTCCCCAAGGCAAAGACGACCTTCACCGCGCTTGCTTTAATTGACCAACGATTTTTAATCGCGGCAACGGCGCGTGTTTTCCGGGTCACCCGCGCCCCCGCAACGGAGTTGGTCGTCCGAGAGCGTCACGCGCACCTCTGGTTGTATGATTTGCAACATCCAAAATCGATCAAGCAACTTAAATTGCCCGGTCGTGAGTATGTCTCGTCACTTGTCCATTCACGTGACCATTCTCTGCTACTGATCGGTACCGCGCGTGGAGGCATATTGACACTGCCATTCGATCCCGTGATCGCGGCGACGGCCGATCGAACCGTCAAGCGATCGAACGAATCGAGCAATACGACCACAGACATGCCGGTGATCGAAGAGGTTTCTGATGGCGCCGTCGGAACGGGGTTTTCGAATTTAGAACCGAACCGAATCCCAGGCCATCGCGGCGGCGTGCTTGAAATGGTCCTGCTCGATCGTGATCGTCTTGCCTCCGTCGGTCGTGATGGCATCTGCAGGATCTGGTCGTTACCAACCTTAGCGAAGATGATCGCTGCGGGTGAATCGGATGCTTCGACAAAGCAATCGGGACCTGCCCCGGAACTCGTTCAGGTTTCCGAAAGTCCTGCGACGCAAACCGTGGCACCGCCTGAAGCGGCCACGCAGGGTCCCGCAGCATCTGACAAGGCAGCCACGCACAATTCTGGCGCTGGCAAAGCAGCAAAAGTAGGTGCGGTGCAGGGCAACGCGAGTGACTCTGACGAGCGGGCAGTCGTGGCAAAATTGATGGTCAGTACGCTGCCGGTGACCGAGATCGCGGTGAACACCGATGGGACTCGAATCGCAACCGTTGACGAAGCTCATGTGATTCGAGTGTGGGACACCCGCAGCGGATTGGAGTTGGTTTCGATCGGGCCGCGAAAAGCGAACGTGATCTCGATCGAGTTCAGTCCTGACAGTGAAAAACTTCTGATCGCCGAACCGACCGGCGTTGTCAACGTGATTTGGCTACACGGCAAACCGCAAGTGGCAGCGGCGAACTAG
- a CDS encoding thymidine kinase, with protein sequence MAKLYFYYSAMNAGKSTILLQCSYNYQERGMQTLILLPEIDTRDQPGMVTSRIGLAAKALTFNTADNLLSLVKKRLEDAPLDCILVDEAQFLTAGQVKQLSDVCDCLEIPVMAYGLRTDFQGNLFAGSQVLLAWADTLSEIKTICHCGRKATMVLRVDDAGRPIKDGRQIQIGGNERYVSVCRRHFKDGMCERTPDELPLLDSLE encoded by the coding sequence ATGGCGAAACTGTACTTTTACTATTCGGCAATGAACGCCGGGAAATCGACGATCCTGCTGCAGTGCAGTTACAACTACCAGGAACGCGGGATGCAAACGTTGATTTTGCTTCCCGAAATCGACACCCGCGACCAGCCCGGAATGGTCACCAGCCGAATCGGTTTGGCGGCCAAAGCATTGACGTTTAACACCGCCGACAACCTGCTTTCGCTCGTTAAAAAGCGTCTCGAGGACGCCCCGCTGGACTGCATCTTGGTGGACGAAGCCCAGTTTTTGACCGCCGGACAGGTCAAGCAACTCAGCGATGTGTGCGATTGTCTGGAAATTCCCGTGATGGCCTATGGGTTACGGACAGACTTTCAGGGAAATTTGTTCGCCGGCAGCCAAGTTTTGCTCGCCTGGGCCGATACGCTCTCGGAAATCAAAACGATCTGCCACTGCGGCCGCAAGGCAACGATGGTGCTACGAGTCGACGACGCCGGTCGCCCGATCAAGGATGGGCGGCAAATCCAAATCGGTGGCAACGAACGCTACGTCTCAGTCTGCCGACGACATTTTAAAGATGGGATGTGCGAGCGCACGCCGGACGAATTGCCACTGCTCGATTCACTGGAGTGA
- a CDS encoding bifunctional folylpolyglutamate synthase/dihydrofolate synthase, which produces MPLNCDGEKTDDDPLPLHDRPRQNDVPGTNEPHGLNPERRPTGDLAGYDEAIEYLFGRIDYERFAPGDNQPDFRLDRTAELFRRLGLSRFLHKAYQQADANLASSAASQPSVPAVESLAPGSPAPESIPIVHVAGTKGKGSTSTMVSAILSAAGLRVGLYTSPHLTRLNERFRVDGIPCRDDELTDLVASVRPTVETLDEEGQHASFFELTTAMAALHFQRRHCDAVVLEVGLGGRLDSTNVCASTVTAITSIGLDHQNVLGDTVEAIAREKAGIIKPNTPVVCGVRDPGPLNVISDVAKTNAAPIVCVKTDYDVGRPIETATGLRFRYRTVEPAVPGHAKFGDSVNLDIELPLVGHHQAENAATAISICRLLRQRLSQSVDADMPCGTSAEIDADASHAPSALRSFAERLTDEAICTGLRNVCCVGRLERFQLPDGRPTLVLDTAHNPDSILALCQAIRSRIGLKPDSAAFAHPIVLVFGTSRDKDIRAMTKQLSALADQIICTQYQTNPRAMLVEDVEAAFRETAGTAKLQLESIRDPIAALWQAIGMQHSGLQQAGIQQAQLSAGDQAPSASGDPVPGTVVVCGSFYLAGELRQEIMRLCDPDAHVDHRAERLLSRS; this is translated from the coding sequence ATGCCGCTCAACTGCGACGGTGAGAAAACTGACGATGATCCACTTCCCCTTCACGACCGCCCTCGGCAAAACGACGTGCCCGGAACGAATGAACCGCACGGCTTAAATCCCGAACGCCGCCCAACCGGCGATCTCGCGGGTTATGACGAAGCTATCGAGTACCTCTTCGGACGGATCGACTACGAGCGATTCGCCCCCGGTGACAACCAGCCCGACTTTCGACTTGATCGGACGGCCGAACTCTTCCGGCGGCTGGGGCTCTCCCGGTTCCTGCATAAGGCCTACCAGCAGGCCGACGCGAATCTAGCATCGTCGGCGGCCAGCCAGCCGTCCGTGCCGGCTGTTGAATCACTTGCACCAGGGTCACCGGCTCCGGAGTCAATCCCGATCGTGCATGTTGCCGGGACCAAGGGTAAAGGCTCGACCTCGACGATGGTCAGCGCGATTCTTTCCGCCGCCGGTCTGCGGGTCGGACTCTACACCTCGCCTCACCTAACTCGATTAAACGAACGCTTTCGCGTCGATGGAATCCCTTGCCGCGATGATGAATTGACCGATTTGGTCGCGAGCGTTCGTCCGACCGTCGAAACGCTTGACGAGGAAGGCCAACACGCCTCGTTCTTTGAGTTGACGACCGCGATGGCGGCGCTTCATTTTCAGCGCCGACACTGTGACGCGGTGGTGCTCGAAGTCGGCTTGGGCGGGAGACTCGACAGCACGAACGTTTGCGCCAGCACCGTCACGGCGATCACCTCGATCGGCTTGGACCATCAAAACGTGCTCGGCGACACCGTCGAAGCGATCGCGAGAGAAAAAGCTGGAATCATCAAGCCCAATACCCCTGTGGTCTGTGGTGTCCGTGATCCTGGGCCACTGAACGTTATCTCGGACGTCGCCAAAACGAACGCGGCACCGATCGTTTGTGTGAAAACGGACTACGACGTGGGCCGGCCTATCGAGACCGCGACGGGGTTGCGTTTTCGCTATCGGACGGTTGAGCCAGCGGTGCCAGGTCACGCCAAATTCGGTGATTCTGTCAATCTTGACATCGAGTTGCCTTTGGTCGGACACCACCAAGCCGAGAATGCCGCGACGGCGATTTCGATCTGTCGTCTGCTGCGACAACGGCTTTCACAGTCAGTGGATGCTGATATGCCTTGCGGTACCTCGGCTGAGATCGACGCGGACGCTAGTCACGCGCCGAGTGCGCTTCGCTCGTTTGCCGAGCGTTTGACCGACGAAGCAATTTGCACCGGGCTGCGGAATGTCTGCTGTGTCGGTCGGCTCGAACGGTTTCAATTACCTGACGGACGTCCAACTCTGGTGCTCGATACGGCCCACAATCCGGATTCGATTTTGGCGTTGTGCCAGGCAATTCGATCACGGATTGGGTTGAAACCCGATTCAGCCGCCTTCGCCCATCCTATCGTGCTGGTCTTCGGCACCAGTCGCGACAAAGACATCCGAGCGATGACCAAGCAATTGTCTGCGCTCGCCGACCAGATCATTTGTACGCAGTATCAAACGAATCCTCGCGCGATGCTGGTTGAAGACGTTGAAGCCGCGTTTCGCGAAACTGCCGGAACCGCAAAGTTACAACTCGAATCGATCCGTGATCCGATCGCGGCCCTCTGGCAGGCAATCGGAATGCAACACAGTGGGCTACAGCAGGCGGGAATACAGCAAGCACAACTCAGCGCCGGTGATCAAGCCCCTTCGGCTTCTGGCGATCCCGTCCCGGGGACCGTGGTGGTTTGTGGCTCGTTTTATCTCGCCGGTGAACTGCGTCAGGAGATCATGCGGTTGTGTGATCCGGACGCGCACGTTGATCATCGGGCCGAACGGCTACTGAGTCGATCGTGA
- a CDS encoding 4'-phosphopantetheinyl transferase family protein produces the protein MMPSNKMQSLRLDVWHAPADREQQGAFELDCERWLPVEERRGADRYRLIRSRNQHVIGRAMARRLLADGNGTAQMVSPQSIRFTSGQHGKPEVDYPDQVKRPFNIAHTDGLVLCAVADQQVAEMQVQEIGVDVESLDRRTTTEVADRYFSIPEIDFLRSQPRCDQKFYFLKIWTLKEAYIKAIGTGLHTPLADFAFTSIETEQPVIRFLNPTLDDGRNWHFVCHQPRPGFIATAAIATQTRTGEVLREGGDDRNRLTDELGVRVSWNAFEHFRR, from the coding sequence ATGATGCCAAGCAACAAGATGCAATCGCTGCGGCTAGATGTCTGGCACGCCCCGGCCGACCGTGAGCAACAGGGGGCATTCGAACTCGACTGCGAGCGATGGCTTCCGGTTGAAGAACGACGTGGCGCCGATCGTTACCGATTGATTCGCAGTCGTAATCAACATGTCATCGGCCGCGCGATGGCGCGGCGTCTGCTGGCCGACGGCAACGGGACTGCGCAGATGGTCTCGCCACAGTCGATTCGGTTCACATCGGGTCAGCACGGCAAGCCCGAGGTCGACTATCCCGATCAGGTCAAACGCCCATTCAACATCGCTCATACCGATGGGCTCGTGCTATGTGCGGTCGCTGACCAACAAGTCGCCGAGATGCAAGTTCAAGAAATCGGTGTCGACGTTGAATCGTTAGATCGTCGGACGACGACCGAGGTGGCTGATCGATACTTTTCGATCCCCGAAATCGACTTCTTGCGATCTCAGCCGCGATGCGATCAAAAGTTTTACTTCTTAAAAATCTGGACGCTCAAAGAGGCCTACATCAAAGCGATCGGGACGGGGCTTCATACGCCGCTGGCTGATTTCGCGTTCACCTCGATCGAAACCGAACAGCCGGTGATTCGCTTCCTCAACCCAACGCTTGATGACGGACGCAATTGGCACTTCGTTTGCCATCAACCACGGCCCGGATTCATTGCGACGGCCGCAATCGCAACTCAAACTCGCACGGGCGAAGTGCTACGCGAGGGCGGCGATGATCGAAATCGCCTCACCGACGAATTGGGGGTGCGGGTTTCCTGGAACGCATTTGAACACTTTCGTAGATGA